The Halobacterium litoreum genome includes a region encoding these proteins:
- a CDS encoding winged helix-turn-helix domain-containing protein → MSGSDTPADGDLLEAAAGAPGESLPPAEAFSLLGNETRITILQELWLAPEYPVAFSDLRKRVGMRDSAQFNYHLSKLTEHFVRSTDDGYEFQYAGEKVVRAILAGTFTDRVSLSFPVAGECFDCGGDLEGRYADERLAVHCTDCDATYGRYAFPPGGLRDRTDAEVAQAFDQRVRHLHCLAADGVCPECGGRMDTSVVPDTEDRLGLDVRVDHSCAQCQHTISSPVGLSLLDDSTVVAFHAEHGVELNTREHWTLRWCVTDETTEYETDPERITVTVPLDGEQLTVTLDGDLRVLDTERGCAGAHGDESATTAD, encoded by the coding sequence ATGAGCGGCTCCGACACCCCAGCCGACGGCGACCTTCTCGAGGCGGCGGCCGGCGCGCCCGGCGAGAGCCTCCCGCCCGCCGAGGCGTTCTCGCTGCTCGGCAACGAGACGCGAATCACGATTCTCCAGGAACTCTGGCTCGCGCCCGAGTACCCCGTCGCGTTCTCCGACCTGCGCAAGCGCGTCGGGATGCGCGACTCAGCGCAGTTCAACTACCACCTCTCGAAACTCACCGAACACTTCGTGCGCAGTACCGACGACGGCTACGAGTTCCAGTACGCCGGCGAGAAGGTCGTTCGCGCCATCCTCGCGGGGACGTTCACCGACCGCGTCTCGCTGTCGTTCCCCGTCGCGGGCGAGTGTTTCGACTGCGGCGGCGACCTCGAAGGCCGGTACGCCGACGAGCGGCTGGCCGTCCACTGCACCGACTGCGACGCGACCTACGGCCGGTACGCGTTCCCGCCGGGCGGCCTGCGGGACCGCACCGACGCCGAGGTCGCGCAGGCGTTCGACCAGCGCGTCCGCCACCTCCACTGCCTCGCCGCCGACGGCGTCTGCCCCGAGTGCGGCGGCCGCATGGACACCTCGGTCGTCCCCGACACCGAGGACCGCCTCGGCCTCGACGTGCGCGTCGACCACTCCTGCGCGCAGTGCCAGCACACCATCTCCTCGCCGGTCGGCCTCAGCCTCCTCGACGACTCCACCGTCGTCGCGTTCCACGCCGAGCACGGCGTCGAACTGAACACGCGCGAGCACTGGACGCTGCGCTGGTGTGTCACCGACGAGACCACCGAGTACGAGACCGACCCCGAGCGAATCACCGTCACCGTCCCGCTCGACGGCGAGCAACTCACCGTCACGCTCGACGGCGACCTGCGCGTCCTCGACACGGAGCGCGGTTGCGCCGGCGCGCACGGCGACGAGTCCGCGACGACCGCCGACTGA
- a CDS encoding right-handed parallel beta-helix repeat-containing protein produces MSGSTVTWAASSTCWVVFVALFVAVAPASAAVGHGAGPALDDASAEAATADPTLAVTVEANETDVEGAVVVFYDADWTRNRTRRVNASRTVRFAGVPAGDGYVELYGPAGDYWGTRAVTVDGDTSVTLRRSAPRVASVEVADGGDGTVPVGETATVTARVGNDGPERPVRVRMGVDTDGDGAADATVTRGDRNTRVPRGEVGDYGYDAAATTTGPVSVRVAVQARVAGSWVRTDHTDWTPAFTAVEPVDGANASVTVLSVDGAERGAAGFAYDGHVNSVRVAVADADGDPVTRPTLPLTVEVPSFLGGTAETTLTHEGDGVYAANFSGNRTALSTQYWRLSVGIDDRTRVVEVPLVDRTGWLERPVRGWVDDGHRERVRVTGENYTAFRLVRDADTPPDEQADHAWLVLRADGTLVREEFVRQRAAKAAQVSANVGIDSDDDVELYGETLPDAYDATVTYGRVGEALLVVRDSAAELAGAVIATTVTGGSSRFAGESLKQATGHVARELFEDVVENYLKESVVGSEVAENPLAAVEKAIRLKAEAELRQSADQSRHAAAVLRDRDAGAPWAYENATRYWTLVNESSVDGYLYMTVREEMLPDAGVEAQLRQVGKAGLEGGTGVPIELLVTLVKGDQFGYLSTAARETALLRERRAQMARAFGDRGRAAQQTALEQYGNATVVYGSEPGRRASISMVEGPTGEFRVGDRVSASVAVTNTGSRAGTFFVGYSPWTVENGSRTYFSNHGRTGRELRVPAGKTVTTDVAWTVQSDAPPGSYGVTVAAWSRKPPGDDARRLANATRRNAFSVVREPAVAGVSIDVLRPVRVGEPTRVVVTMRNDGDEPVTRIVPLEVTGTYVTSGIVTVPANGTATLTYRHTFDAPGAYDVAAAGASTTVTVRETTPRERRPGAPQAVDSCRVVDEPGQYELVADLDGSVDGACLHVRADGVTIDGNGHTVSGSGAPDSVGVLVYNASRGESVDRADALSDVVVTDLTVEGWADGVQIGDIAGTATSATVRNVVVRDNTGSGVDLTEVENATLANVTAVRNRFGVSATELSDSMLVRVTANENDEVGVALFQDAYGNVLTELRATENGPGGYASSGLYLSTDVAENVVTDAYVAANHGPGVFFSDSYRNVLRASLVASNDGPGIRGYPANRDALRNVTVRDNGGPALLTTEGEFDADGLKLDGVASLSFAAESVTVDRVSLDALPSAPPGGPVGGAAVEVTNVAERVDVTLRYGERVDNDSVAVWRFDGANWARVPGVSVDPAAGTVSAPVTADGVVVATAMGSEPARPPAGDETGS; encoded by the coding sequence ATGTCCGGGTCGACCGTAACCTGGGCGGCGTCGTCGACCTGCTGGGTCGTCTTCGTCGCGCTGTTCGTCGCTGTCGCACCGGCGAGCGCCGCCGTCGGTCACGGCGCCGGCCCGGCACTGGACGACGCGAGCGCCGAGGCCGCGACCGCCGACCCGACGCTCGCCGTGACCGTCGAGGCGAACGAGACCGACGTCGAGGGCGCCGTCGTCGTGTTCTACGACGCGGACTGGACGCGCAATCGGACGCGCCGAGTGAACGCCTCGAGGACGGTTCGGTTCGCCGGCGTTCCGGCCGGCGACGGCTACGTCGAACTGTACGGGCCGGCCGGCGACTACTGGGGGACGCGAGCCGTCACCGTCGATGGCGACACGTCGGTCACGCTCCGCCGGAGCGCGCCCCGCGTCGCGAGCGTCGAGGTGGCGGACGGCGGCGACGGCACGGTGCCGGTCGGCGAGACGGCGACGGTGACGGCCCGCGTCGGGAACGACGGGCCGGAGCGCCCAGTTCGGGTGCGGATGGGTGTGGATACGGACGGCGACGGCGCTGCGGACGCGACGGTGACGCGGGGCGACAGGAACACGCGGGTTCCGCGAGGCGAGGTCGGCGATTACGGCTACGACGCGGCGGCGACGACGACCGGGCCCGTGAGCGTCCGCGTCGCCGTGCAGGCGCGCGTCGCGGGGTCGTGGGTGCGCACCGACCACACCGACTGGACGCCGGCGTTCACCGCCGTCGAACCGGTCGACGGAGCGAACGCGTCCGTGACCGTGCTGTCCGTCGACGGGGCCGAGCGCGGGGCCGCAGGGTTCGCGTACGACGGCCACGTGAACAGCGTCCGGGTGGCCGTCGCGGACGCGGACGGCGACCCCGTGACGCGGCCCACGCTCCCGCTCACAGTCGAGGTGCCGTCTTTCCTCGGAGGGACCGCGGAGACGACGCTCACGCACGAGGGAGACGGCGTCTACGCCGCGAACTTCTCCGGGAACCGAACCGCCCTCTCGACGCAGTACTGGCGGCTGTCGGTCGGAATCGACGACCGGACGCGCGTCGTCGAGGTGCCACTCGTGGACCGCACGGGCTGGCTGGAACGGCCGGTCCGGGGATGGGTCGACGACGGCCACCGGGAGCGCGTGCGCGTGACGGGCGAGAACTACACGGCGTTCCGGTTGGTGCGCGACGCCGACACGCCGCCGGACGAGCAGGCGGACCACGCCTGGCTGGTCCTGCGGGCCGACGGGACGCTCGTGCGCGAGGAGTTCGTGCGCCAGCGGGCCGCGAAGGCCGCGCAGGTGAGCGCCAACGTCGGCATCGACAGCGACGACGACGTCGAGTTGTACGGCGAGACGCTGCCGGACGCCTACGACGCGACGGTGACGTACGGCCGGGTCGGCGAGGCGTTGCTCGTCGTGCGCGACTCGGCGGCGGAACTCGCGGGCGCGGTGATAGCGACGACGGTGACCGGCGGGTCGAGCCGGTTCGCCGGCGAGTCGTTGAAGCAGGCGACCGGGCACGTCGCGAGAGAGCTGTTCGAGGACGTCGTGGAGAACTACCTGAAGGAGTCGGTCGTCGGCTCGGAGGTGGCGGAGAACCCGCTGGCGGCGGTCGAGAAGGCGATTCGACTGAAGGCGGAGGCGGAACTCCGGCAGTCCGCCGACCAGTCGCGTCACGCGGCCGCCGTCCTCCGCGACAGGGACGCCGGGGCGCCGTGGGCGTACGAGAACGCGACGCGGTACTGGACGCTGGTCAACGAGTCGAGCGTGGACGGCTACCTCTACATGACCGTCCGGGAGGAGATGCTCCCCGACGCCGGCGTGGAAGCGCAACTCAGGCAAGTGGGGAAGGCGGGGCTGGAGGGCGGCACGGGCGTCCCGATAGAGTTGCTGGTGACGCTGGTGAAAGGCGACCAGTTCGGCTACCTGTCGACGGCCGCGCGGGAGACCGCACTGCTCCGGGAGCGTCGCGCACAGATGGCGCGGGCGTTCGGCGACCGCGGGCGAGCCGCCCAGCAAACCGCACTCGAACAGTACGGGAACGCGACGGTCGTCTACGGGAGCGAGCCCGGTCGGCGCGCGTCGATTTCGATGGTGGAGGGGCCGACCGGCGAGTTCCGGGTCGGGGACCGCGTCTCGGCGTCGGTCGCGGTGACGAACACGGGGTCACGGGCGGGGACGTTCTTCGTCGGGTACAGCCCGTGGACGGTCGAGAACGGGAGTCGAACGTACTTCTCGAACCACGGGCGAACGGGTCGCGAACTGCGCGTGCCGGCCGGGAAGACGGTGACGACGGACGTGGCGTGGACGGTCCAGTCGGACGCGCCGCCGGGGTCGTACGGCGTCACCGTCGCGGCGTGGTCGCGGAAGCCGCCGGGCGACGACGCGCGGCGGCTGGCGAACGCGACGCGGCGGAACGCGTTCAGCGTCGTTCGGGAGCCGGCGGTGGCCGGCGTCTCCATCGACGTGTTGCGGCCGGTTCGGGTCGGCGAGCCGACGCGCGTCGTCGTGACGATGCGGAACGACGGGGACGAGCCAGTGACTCGAATCGTCCCTCTCGAAGTGACGGGGACGTACGTGACGTCGGGCATCGTCACGGTGCCCGCAAACGGCACGGCGACGTTGACCTACCGGCACACGTTCGACGCGCCGGGCGCGTACGACGTGGCGGCCGCCGGTGCCTCGACGACGGTGACAGTGCGAGAGACAACACCCCGCGAGCGCCGTCCGGGCGCGCCGCAGGCGGTGGACTCGTGTCGGGTCGTGGACGAACCCGGCCAGTACGAACTCGTCGCGGACCTCGACGGTTCGGTCGACGGCGCCTGCCTCCACGTCCGGGCGGACGGCGTGACCATCGACGGGAACGGGCACACGGTGTCGGGGAGCGGCGCGCCGGACAGCGTCGGCGTCCTCGTCTACAACGCCAGCCGCGGGGAGTCCGTGGACCGCGCGGACGCGCTGTCCGACGTGGTCGTGACCGACCTCACCGTCGAGGGGTGGGCCGACGGCGTCCAAATCGGAGACATCGCGGGGACGGCGACGAGCGCGACGGTGCGGAACGTCGTCGTGCGAGACAACACCGGGTCGGGCGTCGACCTGACCGAGGTGGAGAACGCCACGCTCGCGAACGTCACCGCGGTCCGAAACCGGTTCGGCGTCAGCGCCACCGAACTGTCCGACAGCATGCTGGTCCGGGTGACCGCGAACGAGAACGACGAGGTCGGCGTCGCGCTGTTCCAGGACGCGTACGGGAACGTTCTCACAGAACTGCGAGCGACCGAAAACGGCCCCGGGGGCTACGCGTCCAGCGGGCTCTACCTGTCGACCGACGTCGCCGAGAACGTCGTGACGGACGCGTACGTGGCGGCCAACCACGGCCCCGGCGTGTTCTTCTCGGACAGTTACCGGAACGTCCTCCGGGCGTCGCTCGTGGCGTCGAACGACGGTCCCGGCATCCGGGGGTACCCCGCGAACCGCGACGCGCTCCGGAACGTCACGGTCCGGGACAACGGCGGTCCGGCGCTCCTCACGACCGAGGGCGAGTTCGACGCCGACGGCCTGAAACTCGACGGCGTGGCGTCGCTGTCGTTCGCCGCGGAGTCGGTGACCGTGGACCGCGTCTCGCTGGACGCGCTCCCGTCGGCTCCGCCGGGCGGACCGGTCGGCGGGGCCGCCGTCGAAGTGACGAACGTCGCGGAGCGCGTCGACGTGACGCTCCGGTACGGCGAGCGCGTGGACAACGATTCGGTCGCCGTCTGGCGCTTCGACGGCGCGAACTGGGCTCGCGTCCCCGGCGTGTCGGTCGACCCGGCAGCGGGCACGGTGTCTGCGCCGGTGACGGCCGACGGCGTGGTGGTAGCGACGGCGATGGGAAGCGAGCCGGCGCGACCGCCAGCGGGCGACGAGACGGGGAGTTAA
- a CDS encoding DUF6663 family protein, protein METTTEGRFRVLGAAPERADDLLLLDRADHEPVRVAADGYDGDLADAVDSLRPGYLVDATLSWADGDARFADCEVEKRTLLTFKNGATGLFEAALETMEEAHQQGLGVHGRPTFSTDGEPNGAVYAFAEQTGERDVFEEIRTGALPLEPLLDRLDQEDDCAHEAFVLRPLEHDFVIVYLVLHKNSVLADTVRDTYDCPRPAED, encoded by the coding sequence ATGGAGACGACCACAGAGGGGCGGTTCCGCGTCCTCGGCGCCGCGCCCGAGCGCGCCGACGACCTCCTGCTGTTGGACCGCGCCGACCACGAACCCGTCCGCGTGGCCGCCGACGGCTACGACGGCGACCTCGCGGACGCCGTGGACTCGCTTCGCCCCGGCTACCTCGTGGACGCCACGCTTTCGTGGGCGGACGGCGACGCCCGGTTCGCCGACTGCGAGGTCGAAAAGCGCACGCTGTTGACGTTCAAGAACGGCGCCACCGGCCTCTTCGAGGCGGCACTGGAGACGATGGAGGAGGCCCACCAGCAGGGACTCGGCGTCCACGGCCGCCCGACGTTCAGCACCGACGGCGAACCCAACGGCGCCGTCTACGCGTTCGCCGAACAGACCGGCGAGCGCGACGTCTTCGAGGAGATTCGCACCGGCGCGCTCCCCCTCGAACCGCTGCTCGACCGCCTCGACCAGGAGGACGACTGCGCTCACGAGGCGTTCGTCCTCCGCCCCCTCGAACACGACTTCGTAATCGTCTACCTCGTCCTCCACAAGAATTCGGTGCTCGCGGACACGGTTCGGGACACGTACGACTGCCCGCGACCCGCCGAGGACTGA
- a CDS encoding DUF7261 family protein, translating into MPRDRRGQLLLVAALVLAVAFVALALVLNAVVFTENLATRNHDRTDDAIGFENAVDAGVGGIVVQANRYDASDYATVRGAVRDGVAVWDENATRLAAADGRVTDTEIVRLDNGTRILQDDPTRAVTNHLGTPDWTVAEDITETRRFEMVVTPRSTSSPMVFHVESVSGTASWRFEVIEDGSGGTAVSAFKNGTQVAAATAPSDTVTLDVTEGTLDGAEIANWTFAEGVDGPYDMSVDDGDNAEGEYVLVVDRPRGDLLADMPDSYDDPGTGDYPTTTPAVYRAVVDVTVRQSTLTYGTTLAVEPEDGVGAGGPAE; encoded by the coding sequence ATGCCTCGGGACCGGCGCGGCCAACTCCTGCTCGTCGCGGCGCTCGTGCTCGCCGTCGCGTTCGTCGCGCTCGCGCTCGTCCTGAACGCCGTCGTGTTCACCGAGAACCTCGCCACTCGGAACCACGACCGCACCGACGACGCCATCGGCTTCGAGAACGCCGTCGACGCCGGCGTCGGCGGTATCGTCGTGCAAGCCAACCGGTACGACGCCTCGGACTATGCCACCGTCCGCGGCGCCGTCCGCGACGGCGTCGCCGTCTGGGACGAGAACGCCACCCGACTGGCCGCGGCGGACGGGCGCGTGACCGACACCGAAATCGTCCGCCTCGACAACGGCACGCGAATCCTCCAGGACGACCCGACGCGCGCCGTGACCAACCACCTGGGCACGCCGGACTGGACCGTGGCGGAGGACATCACCGAGACGCGGCGCTTCGAGATGGTCGTCACGCCCCGGAGCACGTCGTCGCCGATGGTGTTCCACGTCGAGTCGGTGTCCGGTACCGCGTCGTGGCGCTTCGAGGTAATCGAGGACGGGAGCGGCGGCACCGCGGTGTCGGCGTTCAAGAACGGCACGCAGGTGGCGGCCGCGACCGCTCCGTCCGACACCGTCACACTCGACGTGACCGAGGGAACGCTCGACGGCGCCGAAATCGCGAACTGGACGTTCGCCGAAGGGGTCGACGGCCCCTACGACATGTCCGTGGACGACGGCGATAATGCGGAGGGCGAGTACGTCCTCGTCGTGGACCGCCCGCGCGGCGACCTGCTCGCGGACATGCCGGACTCCTACGACGACCCCGGAACGGGCGACTATCCGACCACGACGCCCGCCGTCTACCGGGCCGTCGTGGACGTGACGGTGCGCCAGTCGACGCTCACGTACGGGACGACGCTCGCCGTCGAACCCGAGGACGGCGTCGGCGCCGGCGG
- a CDS encoding ketopantoate reductase family protein has translation MRVVVLGAGSLGSLVGGLLATTGAGVTLLGRENEHLDGVASDGLQVVNPDGTTETVSVGTATDSEVAAEADAVVVCVKSYDTEDALAGVADHLGDADVVTLQNGLGNAATIAEHVPAERVVVGTTTHGAVLEGPGRVRHAGTGDTTIGRYAGGNDERVREFAALLSRAGVETTVTDDPARAVWTKVLVNAGINAATALARVPNGALVESEAGERVLRRAVEEGVAVARAEGVTVPEDVVEQTREVARETASNRSSMRQDVERGSRTEIEALNGELARRASEHGVDARVNETLADLVRLAESE, from the coding sequence ATGCGCGTGGTGGTACTGGGCGCGGGGTCGCTCGGGTCGCTGGTCGGCGGCCTGCTCGCGACGACCGGCGCCGGCGTGACGCTGCTCGGTCGCGAGAACGAACATCTCGACGGGGTGGCCAGCGACGGCCTCCAGGTAGTGAATCCTGACGGCACGACCGAGACGGTGAGCGTCGGCACCGCGACCGACTCCGAAGTAGCGGCGGAGGCGGACGCCGTCGTGGTCTGCGTGAAGAGTTACGACACCGAAGACGCGCTCGCCGGGGTCGCCGACCACCTCGGAGACGCGGACGTGGTGACGCTCCAGAACGGCCTGGGGAACGCCGCGACGATAGCCGAGCACGTGCCCGCTGAGCGCGTCGTCGTCGGCACGACGACCCACGGCGCCGTGTTGGAGGGGCCGGGGCGCGTCAGGCACGCGGGCACCGGCGACACCACAATCGGCCGGTACGCGGGCGGGAACGACGAGCGCGTCCGCGAGTTCGCGGCGCTGCTATCGCGGGCGGGAGTCGAGACGACAGTCACCGACGACCCGGCGAGGGCGGTGTGGACGAAGGTGCTCGTGAACGCCGGCATCAACGCGGCGACGGCGCTGGCTCGCGTGCCGAACGGCGCGCTCGTGGAGTCCGAGGCGGGCGAGCGCGTCCTCCGGCGGGCCGTCGAGGAGGGCGTCGCGGTGGCGCGCGCCGAAGGCGTGACGGTGCCCGAGGACGTTGTCGAACAGACCCGCGAGGTGGCGCGGGAGACGGCGTCGAATCGCTCCTCGATGCGGCAGGACGTCGAGCGCGGGAGTCGGACGGAAATCGAGGCGCTGAACGGCGAACTGGCGCGGCGCGCGAGCGAACACGGCGTCGACGCGCGGGTGAACGAGACGCTCGCCGATTTGGTGCGTCTCGCAGAATCCGAGTAG
- a CDS encoding metal-dependent hydrolase, producing MYRSGHYGVALLAYAPVLYVLASRGHVAAAAGGGALVWVLTTLPDADQNVPVIDHRGVTHTLLFAALVGAVVGGAASLVPVSAVDGVSSATLAAGAGGLAALAILAHLAADAITPMGVAFLWPLSGKRYSLGLTPADSRLWNGGLFALGVFATAAAALLATPLY from the coding sequence GTGTACCGGAGTGGACACTACGGCGTCGCGCTGCTGGCGTACGCGCCAGTCCTCTACGTGCTGGCGTCCCGCGGCCACGTCGCGGCGGCGGCCGGCGGCGGCGCGCTCGTGTGGGTGTTGACGACGCTCCCGGACGCCGACCAGAACGTCCCGGTGATAGACCACCGCGGCGTCACGCACACCCTCCTGTTCGCCGCCCTCGTCGGGGCCGTGGTCGGCGGCGCGGCGTCCCTCGTTCCTGTCTCGGCAGTCGATGGCGTCTCCAGCGCGACGCTCGCGGCTGGCGCGGGCGGCCTCGCCGCGCTCGCCATCCTCGCGCACCTCGCCGCGGACGCCATCACGCCGATGGGCGTGGCATTCCTCTGGCCGCTGTCGGGGAAGCGGTACTCGCTCGGCCTGACGCCGGCGGACAGCCGGCTCTGGAACGGCGGCCTGTTCGCCCTCGGCGTGTTTGCCACCGCCGCGGCGGCGCTCCTCGCCACACCACTCTACTGA
- the lhgO gene encoding L-2-hydroxyglutarate oxidase, protein MEHDVVVVGGGCVGVSTAYHVASRTDLDVGVVEKEHHLAAHQSGRNSGVLHPGFNYEPGTQKAEFAVEGTRRMKAFCADHGVPCEEVGVVVAARTREEERRLDDLAAQADANGVDATVVDGKRLRELEPEAAGRAALHCPEAASVDAQQYVYALAREARDAGVTVHLDTEVEDLERASGGYRVETDSGTFEAGVVVNAAGLHADRIAHSVGVGEDYRVVPFRGEYYEVRPDRRDLVNSMIYPTPDPELPFLGVHYTRRADGSVIVGPNAVLAFGREAYENTDVDVTDLRDAVGYEGFWRLFASPKMLKVGASELHKSFSKERFATAARKLLPALRTDDLVPSYAGVRAQVVSRDGELVKEPLFVEDANAVHVLNAVSPGLTCSLPFGDHLAERVEALA, encoded by the coding sequence ATGGAACACGACGTGGTCGTCGTCGGCGGAGGCTGCGTGGGCGTCTCCACGGCCTACCACGTGGCGTCGCGCACGGACCTCGACGTCGGCGTCGTCGAGAAGGAACACCACCTCGCGGCCCACCAGAGCGGCCGGAACTCCGGCGTCCTCCACCCGGGATTCAACTACGAACCGGGCACGCAGAAGGCGGAGTTCGCCGTCGAGGGGACGCGCCGGATGAAGGCGTTCTGCGCCGACCACGGCGTCCCCTGCGAGGAGGTCGGCGTGGTGGTCGCGGCGCGCACCCGCGAGGAGGAGCGCCGCCTCGACGACCTCGCGGCGCAGGCCGACGCGAACGGCGTCGACGCGACGGTCGTGGACGGAAAACGCCTCCGCGAACTCGAACCCGAAGCGGCAGGCCGCGCGGCCCTGCACTGCCCGGAAGCCGCCTCGGTGGACGCCCAGCAGTACGTCTACGCGCTCGCCCGAGAGGCCCGCGACGCGGGCGTCACCGTCCACCTCGACACCGAAGTCGAGGACTTGGAGCGCGCGAGCGGCGGCTACCGAGTGGAGACGGACTCGGGAACGTTCGAGGCCGGCGTCGTCGTGAACGCAGCAGGCCTGCACGCCGACCGCATCGCGCACTCCGTGGGGGTCGGCGAGGACTACCGCGTCGTGCCGTTCCGGGGCGAGTACTACGAGGTGCGCCCGGACCGCCGGGACCTCGTGAACTCGATGATTTACCCGACGCCCGACCCCGAACTGCCCTTCCTCGGCGTCCACTACACGCGGCGCGCCGACGGCTCGGTCATCGTCGGGCCGAACGCCGTGCTGGCGTTCGGCCGCGAGGCCTACGAGAACACCGACGTCGACGTGACGGACCTCCGGGACGCCGTGGGCTACGAGGGGTTCTGGCGGCTGTTCGCGTCACCGAAGATGCTCAAAGTCGGTGCGAGCGAACTCCACAAGTCGTTCTCGAAGGAGCGGTTCGCGACGGCGGCCCGGAAACTCCTGCCGGCGCTCCGCACCGACGACCTCGTGCCGAGTTACGCCGGGGTGCGCGCACAGGTCGTCTCGCGGGACGGCGAGTTGGTGAAAGAGCCGCTGTTCGTGGAGGACGCGAACGCCGTCCACGTCCTGAACGCGGTGTCGCCGGGGCTGACGTGCTCGCTCCCGTTCGGCGACCACCTCGCGGAGCGCGTCGAGGCACTGGCGTGA
- a CDS encoding response regulator, which produces MQHHAPTDVTVLHVDDEPGFTELVAEFLEREAESLSVRTATAAEDALDALDAECVDCIVSDHDMPGMTGLELLEAVREDHPDFPFILFTGKGSEEIASRAISAGVTDYLQKQGGTEQYAILANRVLNTVRIARFEQAVERTEVRYHNLVDTAPIPIVLFDQSRRLVYANEAAIDFLEADSVDQLRDYEMPDLLHPEDRDAALDRFADLMGNDRAASGREFRVRAVDGTVKPASVATAPGHYRGRKVAQAIVYE; this is translated from the coding sequence ATGCAACACCACGCGCCCACGGACGTGACGGTCCTGCACGTCGACGACGAACCCGGATTCACCGAGTTGGTAGCCGAGTTCCTCGAACGCGAGGCCGAGTCGCTGTCCGTCCGCACCGCCACCGCGGCCGAGGACGCGCTCGACGCACTCGACGCGGAGTGCGTGGACTGCATCGTGAGCGACCACGACATGCCGGGGATGACGGGGCTCGAACTCCTCGAAGCGGTCCGCGAGGACCACCCCGACTTTCCGTTCATCCTCTTCACCGGGAAGGGGAGCGAGGAGATAGCGAGCAGGGCCATCTCCGCCGGCGTCACCGACTACCTCCAGAAGCAGGGCGGCACCGAACAGTACGCGATTCTCGCCAACCGCGTGCTGAACACCGTCCGCATCGCGCGCTTCGAGCAGGCCGTCGAGCGCACCGAGGTGCGCTACCACAACCTCGTCGACACCGCCCCGATTCCCATCGTGTTGTTCGACCAGTCGCGGCGTCTCGTCTACGCCAACGAGGCTGCCATCGACTTCCTCGAAGCCGACTCCGTGGACCAACTCCGCGACTACGAGATGCCCGACCTCCTCCACCCCGAGGACCGCGACGCCGCCCTCGACCGGTTCGCCGACCTGATGGGGAACGACCGGGCTGCCTCCGGCCGCGAGTTCCGCGTCAGGGCCGTCGACGGCACCGTGAAGCCCGCGTCGGTCGCGACCGCACCCGGCCACTACCGCGGGCGGAAGGTCGCGCAGGCGATAGTCTACGAGTAG